ACGTAGACCTGCTTCTGATCTTGATCGATGGCGAGGAACTCTCCGCCCCCGAGCGCAGCCCCGTTGGCCCACCCGGTCGCCAGCCCCTCGGACGAAGAGCCGCAGAAGACCGTGTTCACGACGATGCCCTTCTCCGCCGCGTCGCGGCACACCGACCGATAGTCGATGGGACCCTGGCTGAACGGCTCGTTGCCCGCGATGAAGACGATGTGCAGATCGCCTTCCCGCCGGTCGCGCCACGTCAGCCCACGCGTGGCATCACGCAGCACCCAGCCGCAGTACTCCTCGCCGCCGTTCGTGCGCAGTGCGAACAGGGCCTCGGAGATTCCGTCGAGGTCAGTGGTGAAGGGTGCGATCTGGCGCAGGAACCCCTGGCCCGCCGGCAGCGACTGCTTGCCGTACTCGTAGAGGGCGACCTCGATCTGCGGCTTCAACCCACGCCGCTCGGCGCGGCCGAACTCGTTTACGATGCGCCACAGCTGGGTGCGGGCCTGATCGATGAGCCCTTCCATGCTGCTGCTGGTGTCGAGCAGAATGGCCACCTGTACCACCGGGCGCTTGCCGGGATCCGGCGGGGTGACCCACGCGCCAGTAGGCTTCGGATCGTGTACGCCGGTTGGGTCGCCGCTCACCGGACGGCCAATGGACCCCGTCTCGTGCGGAGCGGGCGTCTTTGCGAAGACCAGATGGGACAGGGCGATCTTGCTGAAGCAGACCGCAAAGATGAGGAACATCGAGGCAAGGTAGACCTCTGTGCGAACGCGCATGCGATGACTCTCCCACGTTTTGATGAGAGAATGGTCGTCGTGACGCTGGCGTTATTTCAC
Above is a window of Pseudomonadota bacterium DNA encoding:
- a CDS encoding VWA domain-containing protein translates to MRVRTEVYLASMFLIFAVCFSKIALSHLVFAKTPAPHETGSIGRPVSGDPTGVHDPKPTGAWVTPPDPGKRPVVQVAILLDTSSSMEGLIDQARTQLWRIVNEFGRAERRGLKPQIEVALYEYGKQSLPAGQGFLRQIAPFTTDLDGISEALFALRTNGGEEYCGWVLRDATRGLTWRDRREGDLHIVFIAGNEPFSQGPIDYRSVCRDAAEKGIVVNTVFCGSSSEGLATGWANGAALGGGEFLAIDQDQKQVYVPTPQDDEIRGLSDKLNQTCLPYGGGGARGYARMQAQDCAVSGASAEAGMQRAAAKANSAVYSNGAWDLCDAVKDGKKLESMPAEELPAAVRAIPAAQRQAYVDAKVREREQIQQRIRTLNAERDRYLATHASKGDASLQSAVLRVVHTEGAAKGYTFK